Genomic DNA from Campylobacter concisus:
TCAAGAAAATGCCTACAAATTTTGCTGAAATTTTAAATAATTGCGTTGAGAGTATAAATTCATTTCTTTGGGGTCCATACTTCCTTATCGCCCTACTTTGCGGCACTGGACTATTTTTTACTATTAGGCTTGGGTTTGTTCAAATTTTTAAGTTTAAAATGGGCTTAAAAGAGCTTTTTGGGAATTTCTCGCTTCACGGCGAAGCTGCTGGTAAGGCCGGTATGAGCCAGTTTCAAGCAGTTGCAACTGCGATCGCCGCACAAGTTGGCACTGGCAATCTAGTAGGTGCGACAACAGCTCTTATCATGGGTGGTCCTGGAGCGATATTTTGGATGTGGTGCGCTGCGTTTTTAGGCATGGCTACAAATTTTGCTGAAATTTGTCTAGCTCAAATTTACCGCACAAAAGACGATAGCGGGCACACGATAGGCGGTCCGGCATTTTATATAAGTCGTGGATTAAAGGGAAAATGGGCAAAAATTTTAGCTGGCTTTTTCGCTATCGCTATCATTATCGCACTTGGATTTATAGGCAATATGGTGCAAGCAAACTCGATCTCAGATGGCTTTAAAGGTGCCTTTGGCATACCTCAGTGGATAACTGGAGCTTTTTTAGCAATCGTCTGCGCAGTCATCTTTATAGGTGGCGTAAAGGCGATCGCAAGAGTAGCTGAAAAGATCGTGCCTTTGATGGCTTTACTTTATGTAGGTGTTGGGCTAATCATTATCGCTTTAAATTTTCACGAAATTCCAGATGCAGTTTTGCTTATCTATAAAGCAGCATTTGATCCTTCAGCTGCGTGGGGTGGAGCGACTGGAGCTAGCATAGCGGCTGCGATGAGATACGGCATCGCAAGGGGTCTTTTTAGCAATGAAGCTGGCATGGGCTCAACTCCGCACGCACACGCCGCAGCTAATGTCAAACACCCGGTCGATCAAGCAGTACTTGGCATAATGAGCGTATTTGTAGATACTTTTATCGTTTTAAATATCACCGTTTTTGTAGTGCTTACTGCAAATGTTATTAGCTTTGAAAATGGCAAAGCAGTCTTTACAGGCATAACCTTAGTGCAAGAGGCTTTCTCATCGCATATCTTTGGCAAGGTTGGCGGATATAGTTTCGTAGCTGTTTGCCTATTTTTCTTTGCATTTACAACGATTCTTGGATGGTACTATTTTGCTGAGATCAACGTAAGATACCTTCTTGGGGCAAAAGCGGTCAGAGCTTTTCAAATTTTAGTAGTCGTTTTTGTATTTTTGGGAAGCTTGCAAAAGGTTGATTTTGTCTGGAGCCTAGCAGATATGTTCAATGGCTTGATGGTCGTACCAAATTTAATTGCCATCATCATTTTAAGCCCTATCGTGGCAAAGCTTTTAAAAGATCACGATGCTGGCAAAGAGTATGATGTGAAAGATTATTTGAAATAAATCTTTACCGCATCTTTAGAAAATTTACTAATAATTAATTTTTAAATCTCTTGTTTAGGATGTTTTATTAGAAGTGGTGGCCCCGAATGGACTCGAACCATCGACCACTACCATGTCAAGGTAGTGCTCTACCAACTGAGCTACGGGACCAAAGATTTGGGATTATATTTTATTTTCTATTTTATTTAGCTTAATTCCTTGGTAATTAAATTTATTTATAACCAGTAAATGCAATGGAAAAATTAGAATTAGCTGGCGCTTACTTTGTAGTTATCGGCAAAGATGAAAACTACCCGGTCAATATCGGCAACTCACATGTCGTCATAAAAACTCCTTTATAGCGATAAAGAGCTAAAATGTGTAAGCTGTCTCTATGATACAGGTCACAGCACTGGTTTTAGAAACTACCTTGAGTACTGGAAGCCTTCATATAAAATTTACGATAAGAAGATGCTTGAAAAGAGGATAGAAACTAAGCAAAAATTCTTCAAAGATGAGTTTAAGCCTACAAAAGATGAATAGGAATTTTTAAAACAAAAGGCCAATAAGAACAATATAAAAACTAGTTGGTGGACTAGTGGGTTAGAAGTCTAGCTTAAAAAACTAACCAGCTTGTCTTAGTTTTTATTATTTAAATCACGATAAGTTTGCTAAAATCCAGTCAATATAAATTTTTAAATTAAAAATCTAAAAATGGCAATGTGCTATTTCCCAATAATAATCTTTGCAAGTCTTTCATTCTTTTCATTTATATTAAATTTTACTTCAGCTATTTTTCTGCTTTCCATACCCATTTGGACTATCATTTCTGAATTTTGTATAAAATAAATCATCTTTTGTGCCAAAATTTTACTATCAAATGGCGGCACCAAGAATCCATTTACTCCATCTTCAACAGTTTCTTTGCATCCTACACTATTTGTGGTTATTACTGCCCTTCCTATCGCCATAGCTTCCTGCGTACTTCTTGGTACACCTTCTCTGTAATACGAAGGCAAGACAAAAATGGAACTATTTACTATCCGTTCTTTTATATCATTTACGAAGCCAGGATATATAACTACGTCACTATCAAGATAAGGTTTTAGCTCTTCTTGCGTTAATCCAAATGGATTGTGCTCATCAAAACTACCAAATATATAAAACTTTACATCTTTATATTTTTCTTTTACGATTTTAGCTGCCTCTAAATACTCAAATATTCCCTTTTCTGCAAGAAGTCTTGCTATAAAAATAAAACTTATAGGATCAGTTGGTGCTTTAGTATATGAGAATTTATCAAGATCAACACCTATACCGCCTAATATATTTATGGACTTTACTTTTATATCAAATCTATCAATCAAGTCCTTTTTATCGTCATTATTTAAAAATATAAGCTCGTCAAGAAATGGTAGTGAAATTTTATATAAAAGAACTTGTATAGTTTTGATGATTTTCGCCTTTTTTGTTTGCCCATTTTTATAAACCGTAAAAGCCCCACCGAGCCCTTCTATCATGCCTACTATTCGTGGTACTCTTGCTATTTTTGCGGCTATAGTTGCAAAAATAACTGGTTTAACAAAAAAAGAAAAAATCGCATCTGGCCTATGCTGCCTAAATAGCTTAACCAAATCATATGTAGCAACGAGATCTTTACATGGGTTTAGTCCTTTTGTATTTAAAGTGTGGTCAAGCGGTATTGCACCTAATGAGATTATTTTTTTTCTACTTTCTTCATTGTAGTCACTAACTAAACAGTAGACATCATGCCCTTTTGAT
This window encodes:
- a CDS encoding alanine/glycine:cation symporter family protein — translated: MPTNFAEILNNCVESINSFLWGPYFLIALLCGTGLFFTIRLGFVQIFKFKMGLKELFGNFSLHGEAAGKAGMSQFQAVATAIAAQVGTGNLVGATTALIMGGPGAIFWMWCAAFLGMATNFAEICLAQIYRTKDDSGHTIGGPAFYISRGLKGKWAKILAGFFAIAIIIALGFIGNMVQANSISDGFKGAFGIPQWITGAFLAIVCAVIFIGGVKAIARVAEKIVPLMALLYVGVGLIIIALNFHEIPDAVLLIYKAAFDPSAAWGGATGASIAAAMRYGIARGLFSNEAGMGSTPHAHAAANVKHPVDQAVLGIMSVFVDTFIVLNITVFVVLTANVISFENGKAVFTGITLVQEAFSSHIFGKVGGYSFVAVCLFFFAFTTILGWYYFAEINVRYLLGAKAVRAFQILVVVFVFLGSLQKVDFVWSLADMFNGLMVVPNLIAIIILSPIVAKLLKDHDAGKEYDVKDYLK
- a CDS encoding glycosyltransferase family 4 protein yields the protein MKIFIIGNVSSMMINFREELIKLLVSKGHDVYCLVSDYNEESRKKIISLGAIPLDHTLNTKGLNPCKDLVATYDLVKLFRQHRPDAIFSFFVKPVIFATIAAKIARVPRIVGMIEGLGGAFTVYKNGQTKKAKIIKTIQVLLYKISLPFLDELIFLNNDDKKDLIDRFDIKVKSINILGGIGVDLDKFSYTKAPTDPISFIFIARLLAEKGIFEYLEAAKIVKEKYKDVKFYIFGSFDEHNPFGLTQEELKPYLDSDVVIYPGFVNDIKERIVNSSIFVLPSYYREGVPRSTQEAMAIGRAVITTNSVGCKETVEDGVNGFLVPPFDSKILAQKMIYFIQNSEMIVQMGMESRKIAEVKFNINEKNERLAKIIIGK